Below is a genomic region from Xylophilus sp. GW821-FHT01B05.
TGGAGCCGCTGTCTGCGGCCGACCTGGAGCGGCTGCGCGCCTTTGCCGCACAGTACGACGTGCAGTGGTGGCTGCAATCCAAGGGCCCGGAGACGGTGCGATTGCTGGACGATGCGGTGCCGACACTGAGCTATGCCTTGCCCGAGTTCGGCATCCTCATGCCCTTCAAGCCCACCGATTTCACGCAGGTCAACCCGCAGATCAACCGCATCCTGGTGGGCCGGGCGCTGCGCCTGCTTGATGTGCAGCGCGACGAGCGCGTGATCGACTGGTTTTGCGGACTGGGCAACTTCACCTTGCCCCTGGCCACGCAGGCCGGCAGCGTACTCGGCATTGAAGGCAGCGAGGCGCTGGTCGCGCGCTCGCGCGAAAATTATCAAGGAAATGTGGCTCAAGTCCAGGGTGGTAGCCGGCTTTGTGCTGCTGAATTTGTAGCACGCAATCTTTTCGAGATGACACCTGCCGCACTGCTGCAGGATGGCGTCGCGCAAAAATGGCTGGTGGACCCACCGCGTGAAGGCGCTTTTGCATTGGCCAAGGCGCTGGTGGACCTGCATCAGCTGCGCACGGGCCAGACGCCGTCCGGCGACTGGCCGCAGGGTGCCTTGCCCGACCCGGCGGCGGTCGCCGCCTGGCAGCCGCCGCGCCGCATCGTCTATGTCAGCTGCAATCCCGCCACCCTGGCGCGGGATGCGGGCTTGCTGGTGCACCAGGCCGGCTATCGCTGCACGGCGGCCGGGGCCGTCAACATGTTCCCCCACACGGCGCATGTGGAGAGCATGGCGGTGTTCGATCTGGTGGAGCAGCCGGCCTAGCCCGGGCCATGTCACAGGGCGGCGGCGCGCCCAGCCTGGCGCGGGCGCGGCGGGGTGGACAGCAGCTTCTCCGTCGTCTTGTCGATGCCGGCTTCAGGGTCGGCCTCCGCGCTGGCCGTCGTCGGGCCAATAACCGAGGCCTGGCCGGCAATCTTGTTGTCGCGCATGTACTGGTCCATGTCCTTCCAGCCCGCGAACACTGCAGCCTTGGTGGCCTTGGGGTTCAGGTTGTAGCAGTCCTCTATGCCGCGCAAGGCATAGCGGCAGGCGCCGCCTATGGCCCGGGCATCGGCCTCGCGTTGGGCAATGCGGGGGTCGGGCCCCAGGCCGGGGACATCGCAGCCCGCCAGCAAGGCGAGAAGGGCAAGGCACAGCAGTCGGATCGGCATGGGCTGGGGCAAACGGCTTTGTCGGGAATGGACTCTTCCAGATTATCGGCAGCAGGCTTGCCAACTGGAGGCCTGCGGAGCCCCCCGACCCAAAGAAAAAGGCCCCGCAGGGCCTTGGTCATCAGGCTGCCGCAGCAGCCCGTGGATGTGGGCGTCAGTCGCGCTCGCCGCCAAAGATGCCGAGCAGGGCAAGCAGGCTCTGGAACACATTGAACAGATCGAGGTAGAGCGACAGCGTGGCGCTGATGTAGTTGGTCTCGCCGCCGTCGAGGATCTGCTTCAGGTCGTACAGCATGTAGGCACTGAAGATGCCAATCGCCGCCACCGACATGGCCAGCATGCCGGCCGAAGAGCCCACGAAAAGATTGATCACCGATCCCGCCAGCAGCACCAGCACGCCGACGAACAGCCACTTGCCCATACCAGAGAGATCACGCTTGATCACGCTAGCCAGGCTGGCCATCACGAAGAACACGCCGGCCGTGCCGCCAAACGCGGTCATGATCAACTCCGACCCGTTCTTGAAGCCCAGCACCATCGCGATCAGGCGCGACAGCATCAGGCCCATGAAGAAGGTGAAGGCCAGCAGCACGGGAACGCCGGCGGCGGAATTCTTGGTCTTCTGGATCGCGAACATGAAGCCGAAGGCCCCCACCAGGAAGACGATCATGCCCATGCCACCGCGCAGTGACTGGGTAATGCCGGTCTGCACGCCGATCCAGGCGCCCAGCACCGTAGGCAGCAGGCTCAATGCCAGCAACCAGTAGGTATTGCGCATGACCCGCTGGCGCTGTTCTTGCGAGACGTCGTAGCCGTAGCCTGTACGGCCGATGGTTTGCAATTGGTCGTTCATGTCTACTCCTTGAACATCTGCGGATGCGCAGACAACCACCTGCGGCAGTGCTTGCAGGCTTTGCCATTCTAGGCGGAGGCCGCCGCGCGCCTGTGCCGAAAGACCTTCCGGCTTTCTTCCTACTTTTTGTAAGGATACCTTTGCGGAATTGTCAGGCCCGCGCGGCAGATTGCGCGGTTATGCTGGCACGCTTTTTTCCTTCCAGAGGGCTATTTCCATGAAGACCAAATCCACACTCGAACTCGCCGACATCAAGAAGATCGCCGCAGCAGCAGAGGCTGAGGCGCTGCGCAACAAGTGGGCGGTGAGCATTGCCATCGTCGACGACGGTGGGCACCTGCTGTGGCTGCAGCGGCTCGACGGCGCGGCCCCCATCTCTGCCCATATCGCTCCGGCCAAGGCGCATACGGCGGCAGTCGGCCGGCGCGAAAGCAAGAGCTATGAGGACATGGTCAACGGCGGTCGGGTGTCCTTCCTGTCGGCGCCTGACCTCAAGGGCTTGCTGGAAGGCGGCGTGCCCATCTTGAAAGATGGCGAGTGCATTGGTGCCATCGGCGTCAGCGGCGTGAAGTCCAGTGAGGATGTGCAGATCGGCAAGGCAGGCATTGCCGCCCTGGGCCTGTAAGCGTTTCGCCGCGAGATGGATGCGGCGAGCATGAAAAAGCCGACCTGTTGGTCGGCTTTTTTGCGATGGTGGCGGGAAAAAATGCGTGGCTGGACGGCGAACCGTTGGCTAGCAAAAACGACCCTTGGAGACTTGTGAAAGTCTTTTGAGTCGCCCCACGATGAAACTTATTTGGTCAGGATCAGCTTGCCCAGCCGTGTGGCTTGCAGGCGGTAGATGGAGCCGTTGTGGCTGATCTCTACCGCCTTGCGGCCGCGTAGCAGCGCTGCACTTTCCACGGCCGCCTGCTCGACGGAAGAGTTCAGGCTGGTCCGAGACATCTCGGCATAGACCTGTTGCGTGGACATCAGAGCGGCCTGAGAGGAGGTACTTGCGTGCATGGAGGAGTTCCTTTGCGAATTCGCGATTGGTTAATGATAACCATTCTCAAAAATGCGTCAAGCAAGGAATTCAGGTATTTCTGTATCTTCGCGCTACCGGCCGCGCTGCGGCGTGCCGGCGCGCACCGTCACTTCTTCGGTTCGGTGATGAAGCCGATCTTCTTCACGCCAGCCTGTTGCGCCGCAGACATGGCCTGGGCAACACGTTCGTAGCGCACGTCCTTGTCGCCGCGGATATGCAGTTCGGGCTGCGGCGTCTTGTGGCCTTCGGCTTCCAGCCGCGGCGCGAGGTCCGCATCATCGATGCGACTGTCGTTCCAGAAGTAGCTGCCGTCGGCCGCTACGCTCAGGCGTATCGTCTCGGGCTTGACGTCCTCGGGCTGGCTCGAGGCGCGTGGGAGGTCGATCTGGACGGCATCCTTCATCACCGGGACGGTGATGATGAAGATGATGAGCAGCACCAGCATGACGTCCACGAGGGGCGTCATGTTGATCTCGTTCATCACCTCGTCAGAGTCGTCCTGCGTTCCGAAGGCCATCTCAGGCCCCCTTCTTGAGCGGCAGCACTGTCGCCGAGCCGCTCATGTTGACGCGGGCGCCGGTCACGAAGTAAGCGTGCAGGTCATGGGCGAAGCTGTTGAGCTTGCTCAGCACTGACTTGTTGCCGCGGACCAGGGTGTTGTAGCCCAGCACAGCGGGGATGGCAACGGCCAAGCCCAGTGCCGTCATGATCAGCGCCTCGCCGATCGGGCCCGCCACCTTGTCGATGCTGGCCTGGCCAGAGGTGCCGATGCTCATCAGTGCATGGTAGATGCCCCACACCGTGCCGAAGAGTCCAATGAATGGTGCAGTGGAGCCGACCGACGCAAGAATGGCCAGCCCGGATTGCAGCCGTGCGGTCACTTCGTCGATGCCGTTGCGCAGCGTGCGCGTGACCCAGTCGCTCACGTCCAGGCTGTCGTGCAGGTGTGCCTTGGTGTTGCGGTGGTGGGCCGTGGCCTCGCGGCCTTCCACTGCCAGTTGCCGGAACGGGTTGGCCGCATCGGCGCCCAGTTTGGTCAGGCCGGCGGCGAAGTCCTCGCTATGCCAGAAGTCTTCGGCATTGCGGGCAAATTTCTTGTAGCGCACGACATCCAGTGCCTTTATCAGTATGACCACCCAGGATGCGAGCGACATGCCCAGCAGCAGCACTGCGACTGCCTTGATGACAAAGTCGCCCTGAGTCCAGACGTTGGCAAGGCCGAATTGCGAATCCATAAATACTCCAGAGAAATTATTCGAGAACGAAGTTGATCGGAACCTTGAACCACATGGCTTCTGCCACGCCGTTGCGCTTGCCAGGCGTAAAGCGCCACTTCAAGACCGTGTCATAGGCTTGCTTGTCCAGCCGCTCGTAACCGCTGGACTTGGAAATTTCCGCGCGTTCGGGCTGGCCCTGCGCATTGATCAAAACGCGGATCTCCACCTTCCCCTGCTCTCCCAGCCGCTTGCTGATGGGCGGATAGGCAGGCTTTGGGTTTTGCAGATAGTCGGCGTCGCTCGACGGCAGGACGATCTGGGGCGGCGCCGGAGGCGCTGGCGGAGCAGGGGGAGGTGAGGGTGGTGTGGCTGGAGCCTCGATCGGTGGTGCTGGCGGCTGTGGCGTGGTCACACCAGCCGGGGCATTGGGCGACGGGGTTGGATCGGCAATAGCAACCGGGCGCGGCGCGGGCGGCGGTGGCGGGGCCTTCTTGATCGGCGGAGCGGGAGTCGGCGGTGGCTTCGGCGTTGGTGGCGGCGGCGCAGGCGGAATCTGAGGCTCTGGCGGGGTGATGATCTCGCTGATGATCTCAGCGGGAACTATCACTTCAATGGCGCGCTGCACCAAGCCCGACTGGATGGCCCAGAGCACAGCCACGTGAAAGAGAACGACGCCGCCAACGATGGCGGCATTCCTGCTGATACGTGGTGCAGGAACGTAGCGTTGTGAAACTGTCATGTCGGCGGCGCGATCCGCAGAAACGGTCACGCGCAGGGAGTTTTATTTACGGAATATCCACCACGCCGAGCCTGCCACCAGGATCAGGCTACCGCCGAGGACCGAGAGCAGTTCCATGCCTGACTGTCCGTGATGGCGGGCGAGAGCTGGATGACATGAGGCCCCAGATCGCGTTGCAATGCAGCGACCGGATGCGAGGCACTGCACTGCGCGACGACATCGCGTGCGCAGTTTTCGCATTGGCCGCACTGCGTGGCTACGCCCAATTCGAACTGGATGTCGTCAAAGCTCAGCCCCGCTCGCACGTGGCGGGCAATTTCGCGGTCTGAAACCCGATGGCATACGCAGACAATCATGGCAAGGCAAATGGCGGGCAGGTGGATGGGTGCGCCAAGTATAAATGCGAATTCGTCGCATTAATAGAGGGCGGGGCGATAGCCTGCTGCGCGCAAGGATTTTGTGATGCCAGACGGTTGCCATGGCAATGCATTTGGGGCGGAGTCCATGGCCGCTTTCTTCGGCTACAAGCAAAAGGCCGGCAAGAGCCGGCCTTTTGCTTGTAGCGCTGCGGATCAGCTTACATGCTTCCCAATGAGCGCAGCCAGCTCGAACATCGAGACCTGGTCCTTGCCGAAGATCAGCTTGAGCTTGGCATCGGCATTGATGTTGCGCTTGTTAGCCTTGTCTTGCAGGTCATGCTTCTTGATGTAGATCCAGAGCTTGCTGACGATTTCGGTGCGCGGCAGTGGAGCCGTGCCGACCACGGCAGCCAGCGCAGGGCTGGGCGTCAGGGCCTTCATGAATGCGGCGTTGGGCGTGCGCTTCGCAGCGGGCGCCTTCTTTGCCGGTGTCACCTTCTCGGCCGGAGCCTTCGCAGGTGCTTTCTTTGCAGTTGCCATGATCTTTTCCTTATCTGGAAGTTGGTTTTGTCCTATGGCCAGCAAGAAAGCGGCCTCTCCGCTGGCTGTGCGCATGCTACTGGAGAAAAAACGGGTTTCCAAGCGAAAACGCACTTTTTCACCCTTGGGTAGAGGGTGGGGCTTTCTTGTGGCTTTGTGTTTGCGCGAGACGTACCTGTGTCCTGGTTCGGCGGTCACGGGGCAGGTTGTTGCTGGCCCCGATGCCCCGTAATTTCATGGCGCTCACTTCGTTTCTGCATCGTGAAATTTTGAAATGTTGCGGCGCACTAAATTTTCTTGATATGAGAAATTCAATTTCTTATTGAGAAATTGAATTTATAGATCATTGATTTTATTGAGGAAAATAATAAATCTTGTATAAGACATAAGACAATTTTTTGTCTTTTATAAGACTTAAAGTTGTCTCCAGGGAATCGGCTGCAGGTCCTGCATCCAATCCGTCGTTTCATCAACCCTGGAGTGTCAACATGCCGCAAGCCATCACTGAACAACTGAGCCGTGAACAGCAAATCTCTGCGCTCGAAAAGGAATGGGGCAGCGATCCTCGCTGGAAAGGGATCAAGCGAGGCTACAGCGCTGCCGATGTTGTCCGCCTGCGTGGCTCGTTTCCCATTGAGCACACCCTGGCCCGTCGTGGCGCTGAGAAATTGTGGGATCTCGTGCATAGCGAGCCCTACGTCAATTGCCTGGGGGCGCTCACGGGGGGGCAGGCTATGCAGCAGGTCAAGGCGGGCATCAAAGCGATCTATCTGTCCGGCTGGCAAGTGGCCGCAGATAACAACAGCTATGCGTCAATGTATCCGGACCAGTCGCTGTACCCGGTGGATTCCGTTCCGGTGGTTGTTGAACGCATCAACAACACTTTTCGCCGTGCCGACGAAATCCAGTGGTCCAAAGGGGTCAATCCTGGTGACAAGGGGCATGTGGACTACTTCGCCCCCATCGTGGCTGATGCCGAGGCGGGCTTTGGCGGTGTGCTCAATGCGTTCGAGCTGATGAAGGCCATGATTCGCGCGGGTGCTGGCGGGGTGCACTTCGAGGACCAACTGGCGTCCGTCAAGAAGTGCGGCCATATGGGGGGGAAGGTGCTGGTGCCGACGCAGGATGCTGTGCAAAAGCTGGTGGCCGCGCGCATGGCGGCAGACGTGTGTGGTACGCCAACGCTCGTGATTGCCCGTACCGACGCAGAGGCGGCCGACCTGATCACCAGTGATCATGACGAGAACGATAAGCCCTTCCTGACCGGTGAGCGCACTGCAGAGGGCTTCTATAAGACACGCAAGGGCATTGACCAGGCTATTTCGCGCGCTATTGCCTATGCCCACTATGCCGATCTGGTGTGGTGCGAAACGGGCACGCCTGATCTGGCCTTTGCCAAGAAGTTTGCCGATGCCGTGCACAAGGTACACCCGGGCAAGCTGCTGGCTTACAACTGCTCGCCGTCCTTCAATTGGAGAAAGAACCTGGACGACGCGACCATCGCCAAGTTTCAGCGGGAACTGGGCGCAATGGGCTACAAGTACCAGTTCATCACCCTGGCGGGCATCCATTCGATGTGGTTCAACATGTTCGATCTGGCGCAGGACTATGTGCAGCGTGGTATGTCCGCATATGTCGAAAAGGTGCAGGAGCCCGAGTTCGCGGCGCGCGACCGCGGCTACACCTTCGTCTCGCACCAGCAAGAGGTCGGAACCGGATACTTTGACGAGGTGACCACTGCGATCCAGGGCGGCAAGTCGAGCGTCACCGCGTTGACTGGTTCTACCGAGGAAGAGCAGTTCCACTGACCCGCTCCTTCCCTGGGGCCTTGTGCCCGGCCTGCGTGCCGGGCATTTTCATGCCCGGGTGCTAAACTCTTGCGCACATTTCATCAGCAAGAGCGAGAAAGGCAATTTGGTTATGACACCGCGAACTATGACGGAGACCCGTACCGGCCGCTAGCGGCTGAGAGTTCGCGCCTGCACGTTTGCTGCAACCTCAAAAGCGCGGGCCTTCCGCGCTTTTTTGTTTTTCTCTTGCATTCACCATGATTCAGATCACGCTTCCTGACAACTCGCAACGCCAGTTTCCCGGCCCGGTATCCGTAGCCGATGTGGCCCTCTCGATCGGTCCTGGCTTGGCCAAGATGACAGTGGCCGGCAAGGTGGATGGCGTCCTCGTAGATGCCAGCGACCTGATCGACCACGATGCAAAGCTGCAGATCATCACGCCTCGGGATCAGGAAGGCGTTGAGATCATCCGCCACTCGACGGCCCACTTGGTTGGCCATGCGGTCAAGCAGCTCTATCCGACGGCGAAGATGGTGATCGGCCCGGTGATCGAGGAGGGCTTCTACTACGACATTTCATACGAGCGCCCGTTCACGCCAGAAGACATCGCGGCCATCGAGCAGCGTATGAAGGAACTGATCGCCCAGGACTATGACGTCGTCAAGAAGATGACGCCTCGCGCCGAGGTGATCGAGGTGTTCCGGTCGCGTGGCGAAGACTACAAGCTGCGCTTGGTCGAGGACATGCCCGACGAGCAGGCAATGGGCCTGTACTACCACCAGGAATACGTCGACATGTGCCGTGGCCCGCACGTGCCCAATACGCGTTTTTTGAAAGTCTTCAAGCTCACCCGTGTGTCGGGGGCTTACTGGCGCGGTGATGCCAAGAACGAGCAGTTGCAGCGTATCTATGGCACAGCCTGGGCCGACAAGAAGGACCTTGAGGCCTACGTCAAGCGCATCGAGGAGGCGGAAAAGCGCGACCACCGGCGTTTGGGGCGCGAACTCGATCTGTTCCATATCGATGAGCATTCGCCTGGCACGGTGTTCTGGCATCCCAAAGGCTGGACCATCTGGCAAGAGGTGGAGCAGTACATGCGTCGTGTCTATCGGGACAACGGCTATCAAGAGGTCAAAGGCCCGCAGATTCTGGACAAGGGCTTGTGGGAGAAAACTGGTCACTGGGACAAGTATCGCGAGAACATGTTCACGACCGAGAGCGAGAAGCGCGACTACGCACTCAAGCCCATGAATTGTCCTGGCCACATCCTGATCTTCAATCAAGGTGTGAAAAGCTACCGTGATCTGCCGCTGCGCTACGGTGAATTCGGGCAGTGCCATCGAAACGAACCCACCGGCGGCTTGCACGGCATCATGCGCGTGCGAGCCTTTACGCAGGACGACGGTCACATCTTTTGCACCGAAGACCAGATCCAGCAGGAGTGTGCTGACTTCACAGCATTGCTACAGCGTGTCTACAAGGACTTCGGGTTCACCGACATCATCTACAAGGTGGCGACTCGTCCGGAGAAGCGGATCGGCTCGGAGGAGAGCTGGGACAAGGCCGAGCAGGCGTTGATAGACAGTCTGCGCGCGTCCGGTTGCGATTTCCAGATCGCGCCCGGCGATGGGGCCTTCTATGGCCCCAAGCTTGAGTACACCTTGCGCGACGCTATCGGGCGTCAGTGGCAATGCGGCACCATCCAGGTTGATCCATCCATGCCCGAGCGTTTGGGGGCGGAGTATGTTGGCGAAGATGGTGCCCGTCATCGTCCGATCATGCTGCATCGCGCCATCGTTGGCAGCCTGGAGCGCTTCATCGGCATGCTTGTTGAGCACCACGCTGGCGCTATGCCGACCTGGCTTGCCCCGGTGCAGATTGCGGTGCTCAACATCACCGACGCGCAAGCGGACTACTGTCGCGAAATTGCCAAATCTCTGCTAAATCAAGGGTTTAGGGTGGAGCTGGATCTGCGCAACGAAAAGATAACGTATAAAATACGCGAGCATTCGTTGCAAAAGCTCCCTTACATCTTGGTCGTTGGCGACAAGGAAAAGGCAGCTGGAGCCGTAGCGGTGCGCGCCCGGGGCAACAAAGACCTCGGTGTGATGTCACTCGAGGCGTTCAAGCGCCATCTCGAAAGTGACATCGCTCTCAAAAACTGATAGCCCTCGAGAGAGTTGTTTTTGTGCGCCCGCCGTACGGTCGTTGCTACAATTTTTGTAGTGTTTCTTGAAAAGGATTTGAGCCATCGCTACTGAATTTCGTGACCGCCGTCACCGCGAAGAGCGCAAGCACCGTTTGAATCGCGAAATCATGGCCCCGGAAGTGCGTCTTTCCGGTCCTGAGAACGAGCCCCTGGGGATTGTGAGCTTGGCTGATGCCTTGCGCATGGCCGGGGAGTTGGACGTCGATTTGGTCGAGATCGCTGCTACGGCGAATCCGCCGGTGTGTCGCCTCATGGACTACGGCAAGTTCAAGTACCAGGAACAAAAGAAGGCGGCGGAAGCGAAAGCCAAGCAGACGGTCATCGAGATCAAAGAGATCAAGTTCCGTCCGGGCACTGATGATGGTGACTACAACATCAAGATGCGCAATATCCGTCGCTTTCTGGCTGAAGGCGACAAATGCAAGATCACTTTGCGCTTCCGGGGGCGGGAAATCACGCACCAGGAAATCGGCATGGCCTTGCTGCAGCGCATTCGCGAAGAGTTGACTGACTCTATTGTCGTGGAGCAATTCCCCAAACTTGAGGGCCGGCAGATGATCATGATGATCGCGCCGAACCGCAAGAAGGTGGTGGCCAAGCCCGCTACAGAAGCGGCATCGGCCGAGTAAGAGGATTGGCCTCGCGTGCGAGCGTGAGGCTTTGGGGAGGGCAACCATCCCCAACCAGGACGGCGGGGAACCGCTGTCCGAAAAGTGGCTCGGGGCCAACAAGTCCGCGAAGGTTTCGCGGCGCCTCACGAGCACAAGTAAAAGGAGCATTTACATGCCCAAAATGAAGACCAAGAGCAGCGCGAAGAAACGCTTCCGCGTTCGTCCCGGTGGCACCGTCAAGCGCGGTCAAGCCTTCAAGCGTCACATCTTGACCAAGAAGACCACCAAGAACAAGCGCCACCTGCGCGGTTCGGTATCCGTTCACGAAACCAACATGGTTTCGATGGCCGCGATGCTGCCCGGCATGGGCATTTAATTCAGACGAACAAGGAGTACTCACATGCCTCGCGTCAAACGTGGTGTAACGGCTCGCGCCCGCCACAAAAAGGTTCTGGCCCTTGCCAAGGGCTTCCGCGGCCGCCGCGGCAACGTC
It encodes:
- the rlmD gene encoding 23S rRNA (uracil(1939)-C(5))-methyltransferase RlmD translates to MTDTTPRISVASGDTQLAGDPVDPLFPDALLVDSLDLEAQGVARRADGKVVFIDGALPTELVSAQSFRRKNNWEQANLTTIHRESSQRVRPGCPHFGLHAGSCGGCKMQHLHAGAQVAVKQRVLEDNLWHLGKVRPEMLLRPIEGPAWHYRYRARLSVRYVQKKGTVLVGFHERKSRYIADMPSCEVLPVHVSAMLVPLRALLGTMDARETCPQIEVACGDSVTALVLRHLEPLSAADLERLRAFAAQYDVQWWLQSKGPETVRLLDDAVPTLSYALPEFGILMPFKPTDFTQVNPQINRILVGRALRLLDVQRDERVIDWFCGLGNFTLPLATQAGSVLGIEGSEALVARSRENYQGNVAQVQGGSRLCAAEFVARNLFEMTPAALLQDGVAQKWLVDPPREGAFALAKALVDLHQLRTGQTPSGDWPQGALPDPAAVAAWQPPRRIVYVSCNPATLARDAGLLVHQAGYRCTAAGAVNMFPHTAHVESMAVFDLVEQPA
- a CDS encoding Bax inhibitor-1/YccA family protein — protein: MNDQLQTIGRTGYGYDVSQEQRQRVMRNTYWLLALSLLPTVLGAWIGVQTGITQSLRGGMGMIVFLVGAFGFMFAIQKTKNSAAGVPVLLAFTFFMGLMLSRLIAMVLGFKNGSELIMTAFGGTAGVFFVMASLASVIKRDLSGMGKWLFVGVLVLLAGSVINLFVGSSAGMLAMSVAAIGIFSAYMLYDLKQILDGGETNYISATLSLYLDLFNVFQSLLALLGIFGGERD
- a CDS encoding heme-binding protein; this translates as MKTKSTLELADIKKIAAAAEAEALRNKWAVSIAIVDDGGHLLWLQRLDGAAPISAHIAPAKAHTAAVGRRESKSYEDMVNGGRVSFLSAPDLKGLLEGGVPILKDGECIGAIGVSGVKSSEDVQIGKAGIAALGL
- a CDS encoding hemin uptake protein HemP, whose translation is MSRTSLNSSVEQAAVESAALLRGRKAVEISHNGSIYRLQATRLGKLILTK
- a CDS encoding biopolymer transporter ExbD → MAFGTQDDSDEVMNEINMTPLVDVMLVLLIIFIITVPVMKDAVQIDLPRASSQPEDVKPETIRLSVAADGSYFWNDSRIDDADLAPRLEAEGHKTPQPELHIRGDKDVRYERVAQAMSAAQQAGVKKIGFITEPKK
- a CDS encoding MotA/TolQ/ExbB proton channel family protein gives rise to the protein MDSQFGLANVWTQGDFVIKAVAVLLLGMSLASWVVILIKALDVVRYKKFARNAEDFWHSEDFAAGLTKLGADAANPFRQLAVEGREATAHHRNTKAHLHDSLDVSDWVTRTLRNGIDEVTARLQSGLAILASVGSTAPFIGLFGTVWGIYHALMSIGTSGQASIDKVAGPIGEALIMTALGLAVAIPAVLGYNTLVRGNKSVLSKLNSFAHDLHAYFVTGARVNMSGSATVLPLKKGA
- a CDS encoding energy transducer TonB; the encoded protein is MTVSQRYVPAPRISRNAAIVGGVVLFHVAVLWAIQSGLVQRAIEVIVPAEIISEIITPPEPQIPPAPPPPTPKPPPTPAPPIKKAPPPPPAPRPVAIADPTPSPNAPAGVTTPQPPAPPIEAPATPPSPPPAPPAPPAPPQIVLPSSDADYLQNPKPAYPPISKRLGEQGKVEIRVLINAQGQPERAEISKSSGYERLDKQAYDTVLKWRFTPGKRNGVAEAMWFKVPINFVLE
- a CDS encoding (2Fe-2S)-binding protein; its protein translation is MIVCVCHRVSDREIARHVRAGLSFDDIQFELGVATQCGQCENCARDVVAQCSASHPVAALQRDLGPHVIQLSPAITDSQAWNCSRSSAVA
- a CDS encoding SWIB/MDM2 domain-containing protein; the encoded protein is MATAKKAPAKAPAEKVTPAKKAPAAKRTPNAAFMKALTPSPALAAVVGTAPLPRTEIVSKLWIYIKKHDLQDKANKRNINADAKLKLIFGKDQVSMFELAALIGKHVS
- the aceA gene encoding isocitrate lyase, producing the protein MPQAITEQLSREQQISALEKEWGSDPRWKGIKRGYSAADVVRLRGSFPIEHTLARRGAEKLWDLVHSEPYVNCLGALTGGQAMQQVKAGIKAIYLSGWQVAADNNSYASMYPDQSLYPVDSVPVVVERINNTFRRADEIQWSKGVNPGDKGHVDYFAPIVADAEAGFGGVLNAFELMKAMIRAGAGGVHFEDQLASVKKCGHMGGKVLVPTQDAVQKLVAARMAADVCGTPTLVIARTDAEAADLITSDHDENDKPFLTGERTAEGFYKTRKGIDQAISRAIAYAHYADLVWCETGTPDLAFAKKFADAVHKVHPGKLLAYNCSPSFNWRKNLDDATIAKFQRELGAMGYKYQFITLAGIHSMWFNMFDLAQDYVQRGMSAYVEKVQEPEFAARDRGYTFVSHQQEVGTGYFDEVTTAIQGGKSSVTALTGSTEEEQFH
- the thrS gene encoding threonine--tRNA ligase, yielding MIQITLPDNSQRQFPGPVSVADVALSIGPGLAKMTVAGKVDGVLVDASDLIDHDAKLQIITPRDQEGVEIIRHSTAHLVGHAVKQLYPTAKMVIGPVIEEGFYYDISYERPFTPEDIAAIEQRMKELIAQDYDVVKKMTPRAEVIEVFRSRGEDYKLRLVEDMPDEQAMGLYYHQEYVDMCRGPHVPNTRFLKVFKLTRVSGAYWRGDAKNEQLQRIYGTAWADKKDLEAYVKRIEEAEKRDHRRLGRELDLFHIDEHSPGTVFWHPKGWTIWQEVEQYMRRVYRDNGYQEVKGPQILDKGLWEKTGHWDKYRENMFTTESEKRDYALKPMNCPGHILIFNQGVKSYRDLPLRYGEFGQCHRNEPTGGLHGIMRVRAFTQDDGHIFCTEDQIQQECADFTALLQRVYKDFGFTDIIYKVATRPEKRIGSEESWDKAEQALIDSLRASGCDFQIAPGDGAFYGPKLEYTLRDAIGRQWQCGTIQVDPSMPERLGAEYVGEDGARHRPIMLHRAIVGSLERFIGMLVEHHAGAMPTWLAPVQIAVLNITDAQADYCREIAKSLLNQGFRVELDLRNEKITYKIREHSLQKLPYILVVGDKEKAAGAVAVRARGNKDLGVMSLEAFKRHLESDIALKN
- the infC gene encoding translation initiation factor IF-3, whose product is MATEFRDRRHREERKHRLNREIMAPEVRLSGPENEPLGIVSLADALRMAGELDVDLVEIAATANPPVCRLMDYGKFKYQEQKKAAEAKAKQTVIEIKEIKFRPGTDDGDYNIKMRNIRRFLAEGDKCKITLRFRGREITHQEIGMALLQRIREELTDSIVVEQFPKLEGRQMIMMIAPNRKKVVAKPATEAASAE
- the rpmI gene encoding 50S ribosomal protein L35 produces the protein MPKMKTKSSAKKRFRVRPGGTVKRGQAFKRHILTKKTTKNKRHLRGSVSVHETNMVSMAAMLPGMGI